Genomic segment of Picrophilus oshimae DSM 9789:
CCTTGGTTCAAGCTTTTCCCTTAGTATTGATGTTATATAGCGCTCGGCGACCCTGAACTCCAGCTTTGGCGGCATTGGTGTTTCGTTCGTCTCTGTTATTACATCAAGAACCGCAGGGCCATCGTAATTAAAGAACTCATCAAGCTTTTCATTTAATTCATTGTAGTTCTCTATTCTTATGCCCTTTATGCCAACGGACTCTGCAAGCCTTGCAAAATCCGGGTTATAGAGATCGACGCCGTACTCAGGGTATCCCATGATCTCCTCCTCAAGCTTTATCATTCCAAGTATATGGTTATCGTATATTATTAGCTTCACAGGTATGTTGTACTTTTTAATTGTAATTAATTCCATTGATGTCATTGCAAAGCTTCCATCGCCTATGATGCCGTAGACCTTTCTCCCGGAGGCAAGTGATATGCCTATGGTTCCTGGTATGCCCGCACCCATGGTTCCAAGCCATGATGAAAAGAAGAATTTATTGTTCTTTTTTGCATTTATGTACCTGTTTACCCATAATGTAACATTGCCGGTATCGCCAACGATTATTGCATCGTCCTCGATGCGTTTTGATATTTCATAGCTTAATGCCTCGGCGCTTATTATATTATCTCTTTTAAATGCCCTGCTTTCTATATCCTTCTTCCATTTTGAGATCTCGGAATCCATCTCATCGTAGAATTTATCGCTTTTTTCAGAAACATTCAAATTATCAAGAAAATATGATACATCGCACAGGCATGATACATCGGCCTTCATAATCTTATTAAGATCCTCTATGTTGTTGTTCACCTGAATGTTTTTCACATTATTTATAAATGCACTGTATGGAAATACTGTTCCAAGAAAGATGATTAGATCTGTTTTGGACATTGCCTTAATAGATGGCCTGGTTCCCAGAAGGCCTATGCCGCCAAGGACTTTTTTGTCCCCATCGCTGATTATGCCCTTTCCGTTCAATGCATAGATAATTGGTGCCCCTATCCTTTCCGCAAGTTTGTTTATCTTTTCCCCGGCATCCCTGGCACCAGAACCTATAAATATTAATGGCCTTTTGCTTTTATTTATTAATTCCTCTGCACCTTTAAGATCTGGTTTGTAATCAGGCCTTTCTATATTATATGATAAATCAATCTCCCTTGAATTCATTCTTAGAACATCGACAGGCATATCAACATGGGCCACTCCCTTTTTTATTAATGCCTCCCTGCATGCCCTCCATATTATATAATTCGCATTATCTGGATTTGTTATCCTGGCATTGAAAACTGAAACATCATCGAAGAGCTTTACAAGATCAACCTCCTGGAAGTAATCATGATATAAAAGATCCGTTTCTATCTGACCGGTAAGCGCTATCACCGGAACATGCTGCATCTTTGCATCGTATAAACCGTTTAAAAGATGAATTGACCCGGGGCCTGATGTGCCCATGCACGCTGATAAATTACCCGAATACTTTGACTCAAATGATGCGCTCAATGCACCGCCCTCCTCGTGCCTTACCTGAATATATTTTATATCCCTGTTCCTTCTTATTGCATCTATTATTGGATTAAGTGAATCCCCAGGAATTGCATATATACGTTTTACACCAAAGTTTACAAGCGTTTTTACAATTACATCTGCCACGGTTGCCATATTTTTACATTATATTATCTTTGAAATACTTTTTTTATAAAATAAAATTATATTTTTAAATTGATCTTTTATAAATAAGATCCTGAAATTCATTTGGTTTAACCCGGCGGTAAATAAATATACAAATATGTCTTTTATTATCAATGAATGTTAAAAGGATACTGCCGGAGCTATGCGTAAAATGCAGGGGTTCAAGGATGCTCTGCGGGCTTTCATACTGTCCCTTGCTTATATCAATGAGGATAAAAAATATTTATTCAAATTCAAATAATTCAATTAACGGTGATTCCCCGCCATCGGTCTTCATAGGAAGGCATGGATATCCTAAGGTAAATGTTTATCCATCGGCACCGCCGGTATCAGGTGATACATCAATCTACGAGGATGAAAACGCCTGGATAAACATGGATATAAATGATTTTATTGAAAAGAGGCTTTCAATATACCGCGGGTCATTAATTTATAATATAGATACACCTGCAGATCCTGATTATAAATTCCAGGAAATACAGATGCTTTCAATGTCTTCCAAACCTGTTAATATAAACATGAGTGTTTTAAAACCATTTAAAAGGGATGTAATCCTTGATGAAAACATATCACCAATGGGACCATCATCACCATTAAAAGATATATACATAGGGAATTCAAGCATTGATAATAGTATAGAGCGTGCCTACTATGACACGGATTTTAAGGCAGATGATGCAATGATATATTTATATAAAAACGGCAAAACGGTAAATGAAATCTCAAAAATTCTGAGCACCGGCTCAATTGGCACAGGGCGGATGAGAAGGATGGTGCCAACAAGATGGGCAATAACCGCGGCTGATAAAAACATCTCTGATTACTTCGTTGATACAATTAAAAATTACAATTCAATAGATAAAATAGAATTATATTTAAGGAAAACAAATGGAAATCTTTTTATCGGCATATTGATGCCTGGAAGCTGGTCCTTTGAATGGGGTGAATCCTGGTTTCCGGACACAACATGGAATAGATTCGGCGGTTCCGTTGCCATGGAACTTGATTATGAAAATTACAATGGCAGAAAAACGTATCCGGATATAGGTGGATGTTATTACTCATCAAGGCTTGCGGTTTCAGAGTATTTAAATAAAAGAAGGAGGCAGGCTGTATCAATACTCTGGCGTGAGATCTATCCAGGTTTTAATCTGCCAGTCGGTGTATGGTACGTTCGCGACCATGTAAGGGAGCTCTTCAAATCAAGGCCTGTGATCTTTGATGATATAAATGATCTAATGAAATATTTATCAGGAATTACAAGGATTGATGTTAATCTATGGAAGGTTAAATCAAAATTAATTGGTTTAAAAAGGCTGGATTCATTTTTTGGAGGTCTGTATGAAGATCATTGAAATCAATGCCAGGTCTGCAATAGGAAAATCCAAAATGAAGGAACTTGATTATACTTTTAATCCATACATAGGATGCTCACATGGATGCCTTTACTGCTATGCAATGGATTTTTCACCTAATGAGGCAAATTCAGACTGGGGCAATGTTGTTTTTGTAAGAAAAAACATTATTGAACTATTAAAAAATGAGGTAAAAAGATTAAAAATCGGCAGGGTGGGCGTATCATCAATAACAGATCCATACATGCCGGTTGAGGCAAAATACATGATAACAAGATCTGCAATAGAGATCCTTGCAAGGAACAATTTTTATGTAACAATTCAGACAAAGTCAAAATTAATAACAAGGGACATCGATTTATTCTCAAGGTATAAAAATCATATAGATGCCGGATTAACAATAACAACATTAAAAAATGATGTTTCAAGAATGATCGAGCCAGGGGCGCCAAGGCCTGATGCAAGGGTCTCAGCCCTTGTAGACCTTTCAAAAAGGATTAAGACATGGATATACATAGGCCCGATAATAGAAAATATAAACGATGATCTAAATGATATAGAAAACATAATAAGAATTGCATCTGAAACCGGATCAAGGGTGATATACGATCACTTTGAGGAATATAATTACAATGTTAATTACATGCTTAACATAAAATATAAAAGGTTCAATATTGAATGGTGGCGGGAAATATCAAGGGCAATAGAAAAACTGGCATATAAATATAATATAAATGCAAACAGCGAGGAGGATGAATGGCTTTACGAGTCCATGAACCAGAGGCGCCTCTTTTAGGATGTTATTGATATGTATGTTTCCTCAAGGTCATCATAATCCTGTGCACTGTTAACCTTTACGCCGTTCTTTATTAAATCGTATATTATATTGTAATTATCAGCATCCTCCCTTGGTGTTATTATTATCCTGTTTTTGTCTATAACAAAATCCCTTATAAAGTCGCTCTTTATATTACTTATTGAACCATCAAATGTTACAAGGATCTTTCTTTTATTATCGCTGTTAATTGAATCGTATTTTATCTCTCCATGATCTATTATAAGAGTCCTGTTTGAAACCTCCTTTGCCTCGTAGATTAAATGCGTGCTTAATATAACCAGCTTTTCCCTTGAAAGATTTTTTATTAGATCCCTTATATAGGCCATGCCCTTTGGATCCAGGCCAAATGTGGGCTCATCAAGGATTATAATCTCCGGATCACCTATCATTGCCACGGCAAGTGCAAGCCTTTGCTTCATGCCCCTTGAATAGGTTCCTGTTTTTCTGTAAAGGTAATCATTCATATCTGTTAAATCTACAAGCCTTTTTATCTCATCATCAATATTATTTTTTAAGCCCTTGACCTTTGCCGCGAATTTTAATATCTCATAGCCGTTTAAATAGTAATAAAATTCGGGCTGCTCTATTAACGCACCGAGATACTTTAACGCCCTTTCAGGATAATCAGAGACGTTTATATTATTTATCAGAACGCTTCCATCTGTTGGCTTTATAATGTTTGATATTAATTTTAACATTGTCGTTTTGCCTGCACCGTTTGGACCAAGTATTGCTATGCACCCCGGCCCGCTGGCATGCATGTTTATTTTATTTAATGCAAGAATTCTGCCATACCTCTTTGTTAAATTCCTTATCGAGATCTCCATTATGATACCTCCTTTCTTTCAAAGATTATTATACCGGCAACAAAGGAGATTATCATGTATATTATCATAATAAGCACAGAAGTATATATCTCGGTATTTGTTGCCGGTGCCAGGCTTGGTGATGTTACAAAGCTTGATGTGTTTATATTAAGATAGACCTTTTCAACGATGTCGGCGGCCTCGTTTAGAAGATATATCGGTGTTATTTTATACAAAAGATTTATTATAAGAGAGCCAGCCTCGAAGACTATATAATATATTATAAAGACTGTTATGTATGCATATGTATTTTTATTAAATATGGAGCTTATCATAAATGTTATCGATAGTATTGTAAAAATGAAGATTGCAAGAAGGCCTATTGAATAGTAAAAGCTTAAAGGTATCGATCCAAAGAGATAATGCAGTATTATTACCTCAAATGATGAGTATATAAGAACTATTATAAATGTCACGGTGAATGCTGATAGATATTTTCCTATGTATAATTTATACCTGTTTATCGGCAGCGGGAATATATAATATGCAGTTTTGTTCTCTATCTCACTTGATATCGCCGGGGATCCAAAGAAAACCGATGAGAACACTGGAATATTTATTAAAACAAAGGACCATATAAAATAGAATAGGATCTTCTTTAAATGAAATGAAACGTTCCTGCCAAGAAATGCCGGAAGGTCATTAACATATTTTAATGAAAAGTAGGTCATTAAAATGCTTATAACAAGTATAAGCGTTAGCATAAGGTAAAAGCTCTTGGATCTATAATAGTTCTTAACATACTGCATGTAAACGTTGTATAGATTGCCCATCATTTCACCTTTTTGTATATGCCATTAATTCCTTCCTTTATATATATTTCTGTGTAATTCTTTTTTTCATATATATTTATATACCTATCAATGGAGCCATTTCCAGTTATTCCAAAAATATGGCTTAATGTTGAATTTATTGTTGGATTCATTGTTGAATTGTATATATAAATATATGTGCTGTTTTCATACATCATGGCCTTTATATATGTACTGTTGAATTTTGCCATTAACGTTGCATTTCCATTTTTTATACTGTTCGTGTTAAATGTTTTTCCAGAGTTAACGGCATTTATTGATGCCTTGACGCCATTTAAATTGCCCAAAACGACATAGTTGTTATTCTCTATAAAGGCATATAAATTAAAATTACTGATTTTTAGCAGGCTTAAATTAAATGGTATTATTCCAGAGATGTTTAGATCCTTTATTTCATATATTGTTTTTCCCCTGTATGATATCTCTGAAACAGATACATTCGAGGATTTTAATCTTGTATCGTTGCTTATTTTAACATCCTTTGATATAATGCTATTTATTCCGGTTACAATGCCGATACTGTTATTTGATGCAAAGAAGTAAAATGTTGTTCCATTGTAATTTACATAACCGTATATGTTTTGATCCTTTGGTATGAAATCAGAATAATTGTATACAGCCCCGGTGGAGCTTGATATGTTCCTTGAAATGAAGTATGCGGACGGTATTATTATAATAATCGCAATAATAATTATAATGATCTTTGTGATAATCGGCCTCATGATTTATCTATTTAAATCTTGTAAATAACCTTTTACTTCAATGACTTTATAAAGAAATATGTATTAAAAATTCCAGATCTTATTTCAGATTTTAATGATTTTATATTTATACATTTATATTCATTGTAAGTATCTATTTTTAATGCATTTTCCATGACCTCGTGGTATATACTGTAGTGACCTCTCTGAAGATGAACAAAGGCGGTGCATACCATTATTATAAACCTGAGTGTTGATTTCTCAAGGCCATTTGAATGCCTCCAGAGCTGCTCAAGGGCCTCGTGTGCCTCCCAGAAACGCTCCTGAACCATTAATGAAATTCCATCATTGAATGTGTAACTTTTTTCATTTAATTCTATATAAAAAAGATAATCATCAATTATATTAAAATCAATGTTTTCAAATGATGATATCTCTGTATGGTCAAAGGCGCATCTAAGATCATGTATGCATTTATATTTCGATGTTATATCCCTGAAGATTTTATCACGCTCTGATAGGTTTATCTTCCTACCAAAAAAATAGATGTACCTCATATTATTCCATTATATTTTAAAATAAATCATTTTTGTGAATATAGAAATATATATTATAGATGGTAAAAATTTAATTACATGTTACAGTTACTGAATTGATGGACGATAATAATAAAGATTTCTATAAGAAAAAAAGTAGGGGAAGGATCTTTGCTGTTATAGCCGCAATAATAATAATCGTTGCCGCAGTTGGTGGTGTTCTCTATTATTTGAGCACAGTGCACCACGTCAGGACGCAGACAATTACAGTTCTTGTTGGCAGCGGAAGTGATACAGAGGAATATTTAAGTGCAGTTGCAAAGAACTTTGAGAAGGCAAATCCGAATATTAAGATAGACATAACAACTGTTGGTTACAGTGATATAGTTGACACACCGCTGACAGCACTGAGGGACAAGGCATCATCTCCGTCGATTATAATGTACTATCCATCAGGAGCGCCAACGCTTGGTCCTTATTTATATAACCTCTCAGGAAGGATAAATACCGGTCTATTCCCGGCGGCCGAGATGTTCTCAGGTGGTTATCTGCTTAATTTAAACGGAAGTGTGGAGAAGACCATAGGTGTTCCTATACATAACGTCCTCGGCTACGTTCTTGTATACCAAAAAGATGTCTTTGATAATAAAACGTTGAGCAGTGAGTTTGAAAAGGAATACAATTTCAGCTTTAACCCGGATACATGGACAAACTGGACACAGGTTCTTGATGCGGCCACATTTTTAAAGAACTCAAACGATTCATCACTACCAAAGTACCAGCTACTATTCCCGGATTCACCAAACCATTCGATTATAGATGCCTTCATGGGGCTTTTATACTCGTATGGCCAGGGAAAAAGTGAAACAATGATACCCAAAAACTCAGGTTCAGCATACTGGACATACATAGGTGATTTCAACGGAACATGGGAACCAACCTTTAACAATGCAGCCGGTGTTCAGGCACTAAAAATGTATAAAAAGTTAATAAACTTTGAACCGTCTTTATCCGTTGAGCCAATAGGCTATGATGAGCAGCTTAAGCTCTTTGAGACCGGCGATTATGCAATGGGCCTTGCATGGACAAGCTTCCTGCCAGCATACTCAAAATCGACTGTTGGAAAGGATCTCGGTGTTGCAATACTGCCACAGGGTGCTACAGGTTACCAGCCGACGTTTCTTGGTGTAAATCCATATTCAAACACATCTCTTGATATGAAATTCATAGACTTTGCAATATCAAACAGTGAGTTCTCAATGGGTGTTAAGGATTTCCAGTTTTTGCCATCAACATACTCTGGCATGGAGGCTGCAGAATCACAGCCAGGATTCTCATGGCTTGCACCAATGCTAAATTACTCTGAAAAGATCGTTCCGCCTGTTAAGAACGTTGCAGTTTACATACATCTTGAGCCCCTCTTTACTGAGCTGACACCGGATCTAAATGGGCAGATATATAATTACTTTGAGGGAAAGGAAACGGCCACTGCCGCACTTTCAACTGCATATTCCGAGTGGATGTCCGAGATAAAGAGTGAAAATTTATAAACCATTTATAAATAGAGAATCCGGAATGAAATCTGGTATTAAAACCTCATTAAGAATGCGGGCCCTTTTATTGGTAATACCCGCCCTTATCTATTTTTTGATTTTTGCAATATATCCAATGATAGAAAATGTTATTTTAACATTTGAAACCCAGAATTCAAGCGGTGCTTACATATTTGCGGGTCTTAAAAACTATTATCTTTTGTTTAACACACCGCACCTCGGCCGGATATTTTACAACAGCCTTCTTTACACATTTGTTGTCCCTGTTGTTGATGTTGCATTGTCAATACCACTGGCAAATTTTTTGAAAAATTTGAAAAAAAGTTATCTGTTCCCGTTGATACTTTTACCATCATTTGTACCATTGGTCACTGGTGCAACAATGTGGATTTTAATGCTAAATCCATTTTATGGAATATCATATTTTATATTAAGGAAAGACCTGTTTACAAGCGTATGGAGCATAATAATAATTGATATATGGTCAAGCATACCCCTTGCAACAGTAATGATATACTCCGGATTAAATGGAATACCAAAGAGCATCGATGAGGCCGCATACATGGACGGAATAACAGGACTGAAAAAGCTTGTTAACATAGATTTACCTTATATAAAATACCAGATCCTTGCAGCCTTTGTTTTAATGCTTATCTATGGTTCATTTACCTTTGACCCAATATACGCATCTTTAAGTTTATCGCCACCATTTGCCACAACGGATCTATCATTCTTTTCATATCAATTATTTTTCACGGGAAACATAGGTTTTTCTGCTGTTTTAATGACATTAATGTCCTTATTTTCCACGGCCGTTGCAATTATATTTGTAAAATTAACTTTAAGCAGCTCCAGGTCTAGTGGAAGAATAAGGTTTAAGAGGCTTCCAAATAGAATGATGCCTTTAAAGCTCCAGTGGTTCCTTACAATACTTTATATAATATTCTTCCTGATACCATTCTTATGGCTAATACTTGAATCATTAAAGACAAATGCAGAGATCTTTGATATACCGCCGTTGATAATACCAAAAATAGTAACGGCCCAGCATTACATATCATCAATATTTAAGGGTGCGCCGTATTATATAACAAGCCTTGTTGTTTCAATTCTTGGATCGTTGCTTGCATTAATAATAGGCATTCCCGCGGCCTATTCTGTTGCAAGGCATAAAATAGGAGGTTTAAAGTTCATAGGCCTTGTTTTATTTATATATTCAATACCTCTTGTTATATTAATGATACCGGACTATTCAATATTAAATGACTTACATACAATAAATTCATGGCTTGGCCTTATAATTGTTTACCCGGTTATGGTCATGCCCATTGTTATATGGATGTTATATAACTTTTACATTGGATTCCCAAAGTATTATGATGAGGCATCATACATGGATGGCATGGGCTTTTTCAAATCATTTTTTAAAACAATAATACCATTAAGCTATGATGGAATCTTCGTTGCGTTTTTATATGCCTTTATATTTGCCTGGGGTGCTTTAATATTCCCGCTGGCATTTACATATTCTCCATATAACATGAGTATTTTATCTCCATCCGGAGCACAGACATTAACAATATTTATAGGAAGCTCCATAGGCCATGAGGCCATAGATTACGGCCTTTTATCAGCGGCCAGCGTTGTCAGTATAATACCTGCGGTAATAATTTCAATTCTTGTTAGGTCAAAGCTTGATAAGGTCTGGAGGGGGAGTGGCATAAAATGATACTTGAAATGTATAATATAGAAAAACGGTTTGGTAATTTTACAGCACTAAAATTTGATGAATTATTATTTGATAATAATAGATACTATGTAATTCTCGGACCATCTGGTTCCGGAAAGACCACACTTTTAAGGATCATAGGCGGTCTTGAGTACGCCGATTCTGGAAAAATAATTATGGAATCGAGGGAAATAACAAACATGCCGCCATGGAAGAGGGATATCGGACTTGTATTTCAAAACTATGCCCTTTATCCACATTTAAAGGTTTACGAGAACATAGCATCGCCATTGATATCAAAGAATGTTCCTGCAGAGGAGGTAAATCATGAGGTAAAGAATATACTTGATATCATGGAGTTAACAGACCAGGCAAGGAAGTTCCCATCGCAGCTCAGCGGCGGCCAGCAGCAGAGGGTTGCACTGGCAAGGGCCCTGGTAAAACGTCCAAAGGTTCTGCTTTTGGATGAGCCGCTATCCAATCTTGATAGCAGGGTGAGGGCAGATCTCAGGGATTATTTAAAAAAGACCCAGAGGGAGTTTCAGTTCACTGCAATACATGTTACACACGATCCTGAGGAGGCCATGGCCCTTGGTGATAAGCTTGTTGTATTTCATCATGGTAAGATAATACAGAACGATACGCCATATAACGTTTATAATAATCCAAATGATATATTCTGCGCAAGAATGCTTGGCAACATCAATTTAATACCAAGGAATAGCATAGATCTTGATTTAAATGATGATTTCGATTACTATGGAATAAGGCCAGAGGACATATTTATTGATCCCAATGGAAATATAAATGGAACAATAAAATATAAGGATTTTCTGGGGCACGGATATATGTACGCCATAGATGTCAACGGCTTTACATTAAAGGTTCTGGCAGGCAAGGATGTTCATCTATCATCAAAGCAGGAGGTAAGGCTGAGGTTTGATATGTCAAGATTAAATATATACAAAAATGGCAAAAAGGTCTCTCCTGCAATAAAAGCGGTTTAATTCTTTGTTTTAGCAACTTAAGTATTAAATAATAATTATCAATAATAGCACAATGGTTAGATACATACCCATGGGTAATGGGAAGATCCTTGTGAGCTTTAATAATGATTATAATTTAACAGACTTTTACTTTTCAAAGGACATGGCTGAGAACCACAGTGCCGGAAAACCTTTCAGGTACGGTGTCTCCATTAATGATAAATTCACATGGATAAATGCTTCAAACATTGTTTCTAAGGATTATTATGATCATACAATGATAGGCATTGTTAAATACAATATCAACGACGTTTCATTTGAGGATGACAACTTTGTTGATATATACGAGGATGTCTATGCAAGAAAAATAAAGATAACAAACAAAAGAAAGGAAAAGATAAATGTTAAATTGTTCTTCCATCAGAATTTTTCAATTTACGGAAACAATATTGGTGATACAGGATTCTATTATCCTGATACAAATGCAATAGTGCATTACAAGGGCAGAAGGTATTTTATAATATCAACAACGGACGGAAAGAATTCATTTGACCAGTATGCCATAGGAATAAAGGATTTCAATGGCATGGCAGGTACATGGAAGGACGCCGAGGATAATAATTTATCCATGGGGCCAATAGCCATAGGCTCGGTTGATTCAACGATCAGGCACAGCATCGATATTGATCCAGAATCGCAGAAGGAGCTTTACTATTACATAGCCTGTGCCAGGGATCTTGACACAGTTTTAAGGATTAATAAGAATATGAGCACGGGCAAGCTTGACAGAATGATGAAGAGAACGGAGAACTTCTGGGAGCTCTGGGTTTCAAAGTCGCCGTTAAATTTAACAACAGAGCTAAATGAGATGTACAAAAAATCACTTTTTATTATAAGGTCACATATAAATGAGAAGGGCGCAGTCATGGCCTCAAGCGATAGCGATATACTTAGAAGCAACATGGATTCATATTACTATTCATGGCCAAGGGATGCCGGCTATGCTGCAATATCAATGATTGTTTCAGAGCATAGTGATCCGGCAAAGCTATTCTTCGATTTTTGCATAAATACAATATCAAAAGATGGATATTTTTATCATAAGTACAACCCTGATGGAAAGATTGCAAGCAGCTGGCTTCCATACATTATGGATGGAAAGAGAATACTCCCGATACAGGAGGACGAATCGGCAATAGTTATAATAGCAGCCTGGTACTATTATTCAACAAACAATGATATTGAGTACATATCATATTTATACGAGAGATTAATTAAAAGGGTTGCCGAGTTTTTATACAATTTTACATACGATAACGGCCTTCCAAAGGAATCATTTGATCTCTGGGAGGAGCGCTTTGGAATACATACATATACCGTTGCCTCTGTTTACATTGCACTTATATACGCGGCGAATTTTGCCGAGATATTCAATGAGACCGATCTTGCAAGGAAATACAAGTCAAAGGCTGATAAGATGCTCGAATCCTTTGAAAAGATGTTTTATTCAGATGATCTTGGCTACTATGCAAGGCGCATATACAATGGAGACGTGGATTTTGTGCTTGATTCATCTGTTCTCTGGCTGGTGATCTTTGGAATTAAAAAGCCGGACGATCCGAGAATTGTATCCACGGTGAAGGCCATAGAGAAGAAGCTCTGGGTTCCAGGCATTGGCGGGATAGCAAGGTACGAGGGTGATTACTACCAGAGGATTTCAGGTAAAAACATACCAGGCAATCCATGGATAATAACAACCCTGTGGCTTGCAGATTATTATATAATGGCCGGAAACACGGGCAGGGCACTTGAATTGATAAACTGGGTGGTACAGCACAGCGAGGAATCAGGAATATTATCAGAACAGATAAATCCTGACAATGGCGAGCCAATATCTGTATCACCGCTGATATGGTCGCACTCACAGCTCGTTTTAACACTTAAAAGGTATAAGGATGCCATTAAAAATAAGGGAATTCAATGATAATGATATAAATGGCATATACAAAGTCGAGCTGCTATCTTTTGGCAGCGGGGCCTACTCATACGAGATGATAGATGAAATGCTGCATGATAAAAACAGCATTACACTGGTTCTTGATAACAATAATATTATAGGATACGCAACCGCCGTTAAATTAAACAGTAGTTCAATGGATGTAGAGAGCATAGCGGTAATTCCAGAATACCAGGGGCACGGCTACGGAAAACTGCTTTTATCCAGTTTGGAAGATAAAATGAGGGGGCTTGGATATTTATATTCCATTCTTGAGGTTAGATCAATGAATTACAGGGCAATATCCATGTACAAAAAGAACGGATACAGGGAGATTGAATACATAAAAAATTACTATGAGGTAAACGATCCTGGCGGCAGGGACGCAATAAGGATGATAAAATCACTTCATTAA
This window contains:
- a CDS encoding thiamine pyrophosphate-dependent enzyme, with product MATVADVIVKTLVNFGVKRIYAIPGDSLNPIIDAIRRNRDIKYIQVRHEEGGALSASFESKYSGNLSACMGTSGPGSIHLLNGLYDAKMQHVPVIALTGQIETDLLYHDYFQEVDLVKLFDDVSVFNARITNPDNANYIIWRACREALIKKGVAHVDMPVDVLRMNSREIDLSYNIERPDYKPDLKGAEELINKSKRPLIFIGSGARDAGEKINKLAERIGAPIIYALNGKGIISDGDKKVLGGIGLLGTRPSIKAMSKTDLIIFLGTVFPYSAFINNVKNIQVNNNIEDLNKIMKADVSCLCDVSYFLDNLNVSEKSDKFYDEMDSEISKWKKDIESRAFKRDNIISAEALSYEISKRIEDDAIIVGDTGNVTLWVNRYINAKKNNKFFFSSWLGTMGAGIPGTIGISLASGRKVYGIIGDGSFAMTSMELITIKKYNIPVKLIIYDNHILGMIKLEEEIMGYPEYGVDLYNPDFARLAESVGIKGIRIENYNELNEKLDEFFNYDGPAVLDVITETNETPMPPKLEFRVAERYITSILREKLEPRE
- a CDS encoding Nre family DNA repair protein, translated to MNVKRILPELCVKCRGSRMLCGLSYCPLLISMRIKNIYSNSNNSINGDSPPSVFIGRHGYPKVNVYPSAPPVSGDTSIYEDENAWINMDINDFIEKRLSIYRGSLIYNIDTPADPDYKFQEIQMLSMSSKPVNINMSVLKPFKRDVILDENISPMGPSSPLKDIYIGNSSIDNSIERAYYDTDFKADDAMIYLYKNGKTVNEISKILSTGSIGTGRMRRMVPTRWAITAADKNISDYFVDTIKNYNSIDKIELYLRKTNGNLFIGILMPGSWSFEWGESWFPDTTWNRFGGSVAMELDYENYNGRKTYPDIGGCYYSSRLAVSEYLNKRRRQAVSILWREIYPGFNLPVGVWYVRDHVRELFKSRPVIFDDINDLMKYLSGITRIDVNLWKVKSKLIGLKRLDSFFGGLYEDH
- a CDS encoding SPL family radical SAM protein, encoding MKIIEINARSAIGKSKMKELDYTFNPYIGCSHGCLYCYAMDFSPNEANSDWGNVVFVRKNIIELLKNEVKRLKIGRVGVSSITDPYMPVEAKYMITRSAIEILARNNFYVTIQTKSKLITRDIDLFSRYKNHIDAGLTITTLKNDVSRMIEPGAPRPDARVSALVDLSKRIKTWIYIGPIIENINDDLNDIENIIRIASETGSRVIYDHFEEYNYNVNYMLNIKYKRFNIEWWREISRAIEKLAYKYNINANSEEDEWLYESMNQRRLF
- a CDS encoding ABC transporter ATP-binding protein; this translates as MEISIRNLTKRYGRILALNKINMHASGPGCIAILGPNGAGKTTMLKLISNIIKPTDGSVLINNINVSDYPERALKYLGALIEQPEFYYYLNGYEILKFAAKVKGLKNNIDDEIKRLVDLTDMNDYLYRKTGTYSRGMKQRLALAVAMIGDPEIIILDEPTFGLDPKGMAYIRDLIKNLSREKLVILSTHLIYEAKEVSNRTLIIDHGEIKYDSINSDNKRKILVTFDGSISNIKSDFIRDFVIDKNRIIITPREDADNYNIIYDLIKNGVKVNSAQDYDDLEETYISITS
- a CDS encoding ABC transporter permease encodes the protein MGNLYNVYMQYVKNYYRSKSFYLMLTLILVISILMTYFSLKYVNDLPAFLGRNVSFHLKKILFYFIWSFVLINIPVFSSVFFGSPAISSEIENKTAYYIFPLPINRYKLYIGKYLSAFTVTFIIVLIYSSFEVIILHYLFGSIPLSFYYSIGLLAIFIFTILSITFMISSIFNKNTYAYITVFIIYYIVFEAGSLIINLLYKITPIYLLNEAADIVEKVYLNINTSSFVTSPSLAPATNTEIYTSVLIMIIYMIISFVAGIIIFERKEVS
- a CDS encoding DUF309 domain-containing protein — translated: MRYIYFFGRKINLSERDKIFRDITSKYKCIHDLRCAFDHTEISSFENIDFNIIDDYLFYIELNEKSYTFNDGISLMVQERFWEAHEALEQLWRHSNGLEKSTLRFIIMVCTAFVHLQRGHYSIYHEVMENALKIDTYNEYKCINIKSLKSEIRSGIFNTYFFIKSLK